A DNA window from Calliphora vicina chromosome 1, idCalVici1.1, whole genome shotgun sequence contains the following coding sequences:
- the LOC135948896 gene encoding uncharacterized protein LOC135948896: MYELALKYGDRIVFIAADMIDMDVMYPGRNSINFFCRLVRPEDESPNTYAIDEKKRIHTHYDAYKTVENLSELCENLLNEKLFPSLPLPENNETNLVKICVELNYEELILKSTKNIFFIGNLDRYHYSEHEPNYENVALALKDYNLDVVYMEAEKNYIPFEYQVNCYPTILFIPCNDKKNFIYYEGSRKEEEIIEFLKKIIEQPEFLLLKQQELKTRTLKKTVQVPNDFQIDFHDLPQFFQENFDNKIKVLDRQVLTNAKRFNCALVIFMDFPNMKCLNHHIQWLNKIYQVAERSYSIHFYIADFKDIDVINSKWKAEDFRKTALGKPKIYAIDYLKHTYKFDDFKSIASLFYFTFSLQNRQYYYSQVYPRSNMHEMVKQWTADYFNIFLHKTKKHTFITFYSSYDENSQKLLSLLDTIAPDVKDLNVEVVKFDVKLNYVDLEYTQDSYPVHYFIPKHNKRDSRLFNDCDLNRDKMLEFIKNNVERK, from the coding sequence ATGTATGAATTGGCCTTAAAATATGGAGATCGCATTGTATTCATAGCAGCCGATATGATCGACATGGATGTTATGTATCCGGGaagaaattcaattaatttcttTTGCAGACTGGTAAGACCCGAGGATGAGTCGCCGAATACCTATGCCATAGATGAGAAGAAACGAATACACACTCATTACGATGCCTACAAAACAGTGGAGAATCTCTCAGAATTATGTGAAAAtctcttaaatgaaaaactaTTTCCCTCACTGCCATTGCcagaaaataatgaaacaaatttggttaaaatatgTGTGGAACTTAATTATGAAGAATTGATATTAAAatctaccaaaaatatattctttataggAAATTTGGATCGTTATCATTACAGTGAACATGAGCCGAATTATGAAAATGTGGCATTGGCCTTAAAAGACTACAATTTGGATGTTGTGTATATGGAGGCTGAAAAGAATTACATACCCTTCGAGTATCAAGTTAATTGTTATCCAACCATATTATTTATACCTTGCAATGATAAAAAGAATTTCATATACTATGAAGGCTCTAGAAAAGAAGAGGaaataatagaatttttaaaaaaaatcattgaacaGCCAGAGTTTTTACTGCTCAAACAACAGGAGTTGAAAACTAGAACGTTGAAGAAAACTGTACAAGTACCTAATGATTTTCAAATAGATTTTCATGATTTGCCACAATTTTTCCAAGAAAACTTTgacaacaaaattaaagtaCTGGATCGTCAAGTACTAACAAATGCCAAAAGATTCAACTGTGCTTTAGTAATATTTATGGATTTTCCAAACATGAAATGCCTAAATCATCATATACAATGGCTAAATAAAATCTATCAAGTGGCGGAGAGGTCCTATTCAATACATTTCTATATTGCTGACTTTAAGGATATTGATGTTATTAATAGCAAATGGAAAGCAGAAGACTTTAGAAAAACAGCTTTAGGAAAACCGAAAATATATGCCATCGATTATCTAAAGCACACTTACaaatttgatgattttaaatcaatagcatcattattttatttcactttCAGTCTTCAAAATAGACAATATTATTATTCTCAAGTATATCCGAGATCAAATATGCATGAAATGGTTAAACAATGGACGGctgattattttaatatttttcttcacaaaactaaaaaacataCCTTCATAACATTTTACTCCTCATATGATGAGAATTCTCAGAAACTCTTAAGTTTATTGGATACGATTGCCCCTGATGTCAAGGATCTGAATGTTGAAGTGGTAAAATTCGATGTTAAACTGAACTATGTGGATTTGGAGTATACTCAGGATAGCTATCCGGTGCATTATTTTATACCCAAACATAATAAAAGAGATAGTAGGCTGTTTAACGATTGTGATTTAAATAGGGATAAAATGTTGGAGTTTATTAAGAATAATGTGGagagaaaataa
- the LOC135963308 gene encoding uncharacterized protein LOC135963308, giving the protein METKDLDNFSEIRLDCKSESHSDTETESDAESHSDSEYHNDRTTPQRIPLEPVDFEKYVHENYEDKIKILNRSTFQQIPKPIIISFNHFREKCAYHTKYLDRLHELCLKYGDRIEFIAADIFDIDILKYKRISIEFFYDENPENVIPTIFAIDEQKRVHELNYTEEQSLENLSNLCENLLNGSLFKSQPLPVTDKVSHVKICVHDNYKELVTNYMKHILLIVNHTDYDELNMEDGDKYEAVAEQLAAYNVDVVYINGDKNYLPYELGIVCYTTMIIIPPDDKTDFLTHPIIGPETQENIINCIIAYKKDRKTYMELKQKELGNVWYHPLTITPDLNIDLKDLQQYLQDNCGPCLNVFERETFQTCKEPIIIAFMDFQNGKCLADHMKWIDQIYQVAINLAEQREYFIADFKDIDVINSQWKPQDFSETMAPKVFGLDSNKNKFVMKEFKNAASLFYFAYNLSAGYLGEEEMVNSSN; this is encoded by the coding sequence ATGGAAACAAAAGACTTGGATAATTTTAGTGAAATTCGCTTGGATTGTAAATCCGAAAGTCATAGTGATACGGAAACCGAAAGTGACGCTGAATCCCATAGTGATTCCGAATATCACAATGATCGAACTACTCCCCAACGAATACCTTTAGAGCCCGTAGACTTTGAGAAATATGTACACGAGAATTatgaggataaaataaaaatattaaatcgttCAACATTTCAACAGATTCCTAAACCAATTATAATATCTTTCAATCATTTTCGTGAAAAATGTGCCTACCACACCAAATATTTGGATAGATTGCATGAATTGTGTTTGAAATATGGAGATCGTATTGAGTTCATAGCAGCCGATATATTTGATATAgatatattgaaatataaacGAATTTCTATAGAGTTTTTCTATGATGAAAATCCTGAAAATGTGATACCCACTATTTTTGCCATCGATGAACAGAAACGTGTGCACGAACTAAACTATACAGAGGAGCAGAGTTTGGAAAATCTATcgaatttatgtgaaaatcttttaaatggcAGCCTATTTAAATCGCAACCCCTGCCAGTTACGGATAAAGTCAGTCATGTGAAAATCTGTGTTCATGATAATTACAAGGAGTTGGTGACAAATTACATGAAACATATTTTACTAATAGTGAATCATACAGATTATGATGAGCTTAACATGGAAGATGGTGATAAATATGAAGCTGTAGCTGAACAATTGGCAGCTTATAATGTGGATGTTGTTTACATAAATGGCGACAAGAACTATTTGCCATATGAATTGGGAATTGTATGTTATACGACCATGATAATTATACCACCGGATGATAAAACAGATTTCCTAACTCATCCAATTATAGGCCCTGAAACACAGGAAAATATTATCAACTGCATTATAGCATATAAGAAAGATCGTAAGACATATATGGAACTAAAGCAAAAGGAATTAGGTAACGTATGGTACCATCCTTTAACTATAACACCAGACTTAAATATAGACCTTAAAGATCTGCAGCAGTATTTACAAGACAATTGTGGCCCTTGCCTGAATGTATTTGAGCGCGAAACTTTCCAAACCTGCAAAGAACCTATTATTATAGCATTTATGGATTTTCAAAATGGTAAATGTTTAGCTGATCATATGAAATGGATAGATCAAATCTATCAAGTAGCCATTAATCTCGCCGAACAAAGAGAATATTTTATAGCTGATTTCAAAGACATAGATGTAATCAATAGTCAATGGAAACCTCAagatttcagcgaaactatggcACCTAAAGTATTCGGTTTAgatagtaataaaaataaatttgtaatgaaGGAATTTAAAAATGCCGCCTCACTGTTCTATTTTGCGTATAATTTGTCTGCAGGATATCTGGGTGAAGAAGAAATGGTGAATTCTAgtaattaa